In a single window of the Leopardus geoffroyi isolate Oge1 chromosome D2, O.geoffroyi_Oge1_pat1.0, whole genome shotgun sequence genome:
- the ZNF365 gene encoding protein ZNF365 yields the protein MQQKAFEESRYPWQESFENVAVCLPFRCPRCGDHTRFRSLSSLRAHLEFSHSYQERTLLTKCSLFPSLKDTDLVTSAEPLKQGKLQSTGNVVKQKPSYVNLYSISHEHSKDRKPFEVVAERPVSYVQTYTTVDLRADSLEGPRASPGLPTSDTKAAFEAHVREKFNRMVEAVDRTIEKRIDKLTKELAQKTAELLEVRAAFVQLTQKKQEVQRRERALNRQVDVAVEMIASLRQRLTESEEELLRKEEEVVTFNHFLEAAAEKEVQGKARLQDFIENLLQRVEVAEKQLEYYQSQQAAGLCRDIGEHMLTDISSNRKPKCLSRGHPHSVCNHADLKIHFHPKGRSYLKKAKDDRASMQPAKSIHEQAESPRELCRPSKKGEPLGFCRKGNIRPKVAKKKPTAIVNII from the exons ATGCAACAGAAGGCTTTTGAGGAAAGCAGATACCCCTGGCAGGAGTCCTTTGAGAATGTTGCTGTGTGCCTGCCATTCCGCTGTCCGAGGTGTGGAGACCATACCAGATTTAGAAGCCTGTCTTCGCTGAGGGCCCATCTGGAATTCAGTCACAGCTACCAGGAAAGAACCCTCTTGACAAAATGCAGCCTCTTTCCATCCCTCAAAGACACAGACCTAGTCACTTCCGCAGAACCCCTGAAACAGGGAAAATTGCAGAGCACTGGCAACGTGGTGAAGCAGAAACCGAGCTATGTTAACTTGTATAGCATTTCACATGAACACTCCAAGGACAGGAAGCCATTCGAGGTGGTGGCAGAGCGGCCGGTGTCCTACGTGCAGACCTACACCACGGTGGACCTGCGTGCGGACTCACTGGAGGGGCCACGGGCCAGTCCCGGCCTGCCCACCTCGGACACCAAGGCTGCTTTTGAGGCTCACGTCAGAGAAAAATTCAACCGGATGGTCGAGGCCGTGGACAGGACCATCGAGAAGAGAATCGATAAACTCACCAAAGAGTTGGCCCAGAAAACTGCCGAACTGCTGGAAGTTCGGGCAGCCTTTGTGCAGCTGACACAGAAAAAGCAGGAGGTACAGAGGCGGGAGCGGGCCCTGAACCGACAGGTGGATGTGGCCGTGGAGATGATTGCCTCGCTTAGGCAACGCCTGACCGAGTCGGAGGAGGAACTGCTCAGGAAGGAAGA AGAAGTTGTTACATTCAACCATTTCCTGGAAGCAGCAGCTGAGAAGGAGGTTCAAGGGAAAGCTCGGCTCCAGGACTTTATTGAGAATCTGCTGCAACGGGTAGAAGTGGCAGAAAAGCAGTTAGAGTACTACCAAAGCCAGCAGGCCGCTGGCCTCTGCCGGGACATCGGTGAGCACATG cTTACAGATATCTCCTCAAATAGGAAACCCAAATGCCT AAGTCGAGGGCACCCACATTCTGTGTGTAACCACGCTGATCTCAAGATCCATTTTCATCCAAAGGGAAGGAGCTACCTGAAAAAAGCCAAGGATGACAGAGCCAGCATGCAGCCCGCTAAGTCCATTCACGAACAGGCTGAGTCCCCACGAGAACTCTGCAGACCATCGAAGAAAGGGGAGCCTCTGGGGTTTTGCCGAAAAGGCAACATCAGGCCCAAGGTGGCCAAAAAAAAGCCCACAGCAATTGTGAACATCATCTGA